A DNA window from Drosophila pseudoobscura strain MV-25-SWS-2005 chromosome 2, UCI_Dpse_MV25, whole genome shotgun sequence contains the following coding sequences:
- the LOC4801746 gene encoding diacylglycerol kinase theta isoform X3 produces MADGGHSFVKKTFHKPTYCHHCSDLLWGLIQQGYICEVCNFIIHERCVTNVVTPCSGIAPCIIKNPVAHCWSEPTHHKRKFCTVCRKRLDETPAVHCLVCEYFAHIECQDFAVPDCTENATYVPGKELLNVKHQHHWREGNLPSTSKCAYCKKTCWSSECLTGYRCEWCGMTTHAGCRMYLPTECNFGILQPIYLPPHSVSIPRTEVPIEAIIGVQVKSKTTLVRDYSCLGETSTELEPDQDRPDDDQEEDEDEDYVATEADSALQLTTSTSNVLGPLQKSPSTNSSLHLLYTSIFRKLGPGRRRRKRGGGISQSEEDDEEDEDEVDGGVCDISGGDISDDYDHCDVSLRRRERAARRQPREVSETDYHGDVEMETAPRESCYETSDTGGELTNTDELDSSMNLISNLSYNSSNSNTSHASRTAHPPTVAVTGTAAAPANATATAAANSPNPKTGAALAAKPKPKTILSVSKHKHKVGGKGGSLSSPNSSDCSSASPSAPASGSLTHTLLQLSPVGRSKSFQEPGVSVSRYKKYGRGLFRRRSKRSPKNTAGGGVAGGGGGVKSNYSLDRLSQNIEITIQDEDGNYRPYDDNYHMLARRSGGHDATDVDDDVCFDDLYLDDRPGGQSDDLAAFAGDISDGGASSRSRASDASDGHVLGRLLRHVRGLSVGWRKPRYQKRRARSISEEFSSGDTPRFKDEESASKTESGHGPSSGGGGERGGASGSGGGGGGSSTAGGSAAPSGGGGGGGGSSGHYSRPDSAGHKSDAKSEAKMERDREKKEKEREEKDIEMIKVFDGNNSFRRQQYRVIIVQRTYTLEQLLTTALRAFHITRDPQAFYLTDMYAPAGMEDTPMLDPTPVLSLVHLEGKRPAIYVRFHDKEKGHVRVYPGKLQCALEDPYVSVPVDNNTVIKDLIRDALDKFGLQDNQIQDYRCSEVLLDRGVTERILSWNERPWDIMKQLGKDSIRQMELMRFYMQHKQDPHGPNIALFVGNLPTGLSQRNYEQILNKYVTDENKFISIGPIYYEYGSVVLTFEDAQKAVRAFYNLRETIIEDKKLLVLLLPNIEPSMVPSDVRPLLVFVNVKSGGCQGLELISSFRKLLNPYQVFDLDNGGPLPGLYVFRQITNYKILVCGGDGTIGWVLQCLDNVGQDSECSSPPCAIVPLGTGNDLARVLCWGSGYTGGEDPLNLLRDVIEAEEIRLDRWTVVFHPEDKPEEPAMKAPSQTTGKKKKAHQAHLSQSQSQQTNQHHQLPALTSSDISGGAQNEDNSQIFVMNNYFGIGIDADLCLDFHNAREENPNQFNSRLRNKGYYVKMGLRKIVGRKAVKDLHKELRLEVDGKVVELPPVDGIIILNILSWGSGANPWGPDKDDQFSTPNHYDGMLEVVGVTGVVHLGQIQSGIRTAMRIAQGGHIKIHLNTDMPVQVDGEPWIQSPGDVVVLKSALKATMLKKTKSKRRLTEPHISPAVLSLSVAQSQQAQAQQHQQQQQLQQQQQQQLLQLQQQQQQQQQQLPENGDKEAAGASSMVLPPSFGST; encoded by the exons ATGGCGGATGGTGGGCATTCATTCGTGAAGAAGACATTTCATAAGCCAACGTACTGTCATCACTGCTCGGATCTGCTCTGGGGCCTCATCCAGCAGGGCTACATATGCGAAG TTTGCAACTTTATCATACACGAACGATGTGTCACGAATGTGGTAACACCCTGTTCCGGCATCGCTCCATGCATTATAAag AATCCCGTTGCCCATTGTTGGTCCGAGCCAACCCATCACAAGAGGAAATTCTGCACAGTTTGCCGTAAGCGATTGGATGAAACGCCAGCGGTGCATTGTCTAG TTTGCGAATATTTCGCGCATATTGAGTGCCAAGATTTTGCCGTGCCCGATTGCACAGAGAATGCCACCTATGTGCCCGGCAAGGAGCTGCTTAATGTGAAGCATCAA CACCACTGGCGAGAGGGCAATCTTCCATCAACGTCCAAATGCGCATACTGCAAGAAGACCTGTTGGTCATCGGAATGTCTCACTG GCTATCGCTGCGAGTGGTGTGGCATGACCACCCATGCCGGATGTCGCATGTACCTGCCAACCGAATGTAATTTTGGTATTCTACAACCTATCTACTTACCTCCGCATTCAGTCTCGATACCACGCACCGAGGTGCCCATCGAGGCGATCATCGGCGTCCAGGTCAAGTCGAAAACGACGCTCGTGCGTGACTATTCGTGTC TGGGAGAGACGAGCACCGAGCTGGAACCGGACCAGGACCGCCCCGACGACGAtcaggaggaggatgaggacgaaGACTACGTTGCAACGGAGGCGGACAGCGCCCTGCAGCTGACGACATCCACCTCGAACGTCCTGGGCCCGCTGCAAAAGTCGCCGTCGACCAACTCCTCGCTGCATCTGCTCTACACGAGCATCTTCCGGAAGCTGGGACCCGGCAGGAGGCGACGGAAGCGCGGCGGTGGTATTTCTCAAAGCGAGGAGGACGATGAGGAGGATGAAGACGAGGTGGATGGCGGTGTCTGTGATATAAGCGGTGGCGACATCAGCGACGACTACGATCACTGCGACGTGTCCCTGCGCCGGCGGGAAAGAGCCGCCCGCCGGCAGCCACGGGAAGTCAGCGAGACGGACTACCACGGCGatgtggagatggagacggcgCCGCGGGAAAGCTGCTACGAGACCTCGGACACAGGGGGCGAGCTGACGAACACGGATGAGCTCGACTCCAGCATGAATCTGATCAGCAACCTTAGCTATAATAGTAGTAATAGTAACACCTCCCATGCCTCCAGAACtgcccacccacccacagtAGCTGTCACAGGCACCGCAGCTGCACCTgccaatgccactgccactgccgctgctaaTAGCCCAAATCCTAAGACTGGGGCCGCTCTGGCggccaagcccaagcccaagacCATACTCAGTGTCTCGAAGCACAAACACAAGGTGGGCGGAAAGGGCGGATCCCTGAGTTCGCCCAACTCCAGCGACTGCTCCTCGGCCTCGCCCTCAGCCCCGGCCAGCGGCTCCCTCACGCACACACTGCTCCAGCTCTCACCCGTGGGACGGAGCAAGTCCTTCCAGGAGCCAGGCGTCAGTGTGTCCCGCTACAAGAAGTACGGACGCGGTCTGTTCCGGCGGCGATCCAAGAGATCGCCCAAGAACACGGCAGGCGGTGGCGTGGcgggcggtggcggcggtgtgAAGAGCAACTACAGCCTGGACAGGCTGTCGCAGAACATAGAGATCACCATCCAGGACGAGGATGGGAACTACAGGCCGTATGACGACAACTACCACATGCTGGCGCGCCGCAGTGGTGGCCACGATGCCACTGATGTGGATGATGATGTGTGCTTCGATGATCTCTACCTGGACGATCGGCCCGGCGGCCAGAGCGACGATCTGGCGGCCTTTGCCGGCGACATCAGCGATGGCGGTGCCAGCAGTCGATCGCGGGCCAGCGACGCCAGCGATGGCCATGTCCTGGGGCGACTCCTGCGGCACGTGCGTGGCCTCTCCGTCGGCTGGCGCAAGCCGCGCTACCAGAAGCGCAGAG CACGCAGTATATCCGAGGAGTTCAGCAGTGGCGATACGCCTCGCTTCAAGGATGAGGAGTCCGCCAGCAAGACCGAATCGGGGCATGGACCCAgcagtggaggtggaggcgaaAGAGGaggtgccagtggcagtggaggcggcggaggaggcTCCAGCACTGCTGGTGGATCTGCGGCACCATcgggcggtggtggtggtggcggaggATCTTCCGGCCACTATAGTAGGCCCGATTCCGCCGGCCACAAGTCGGATGCCAAGTCAGAAGCCAAAATGGAAAGGGACCGCGAGAAGAAGGAAAAGGAGCGCGAGGAGAAGGATATAG AGATGATCAAGGTTTTCGATGGCAACAACTCATTCCGACGCCAACAGTACCGCGTGATCATCGTGCAGCGGACGTATACGCTGGAGCAGCTACTGACCACCGCGCTGCGGGCCTTCCACATCACTCGCGATCCGCAGGCCTTCTATCTGACCGATATGTATGCCCCCGCTGGCATGGAGGATACCCCGATGCTGGACCCAACACCAGTGCTGAGTCTTGTGCACTTGGAGGGCAAGCGACCGGCAATATACGTTCGGTTTCACGACAAGGAAAAGGGCCATGTGCGTGTGTATCCTGGGAAGCTGCAGTGTGCACTGGAGGATCCCTATGTCAGTGTTCCTGTAGATAATAACACAGTCATTAAGGATTTGATACGTGATGCGCTGGACAAGTTCGGGCTGCAGGATAACCAGATACAAGATTACAG ATGCTCGGAGGTGCTGCTCGATCGTGGCGTTACCGAACGCATCCTCTCGTGGAATGAGAGACCCTGGGATATTATGAAACAGCTGGGCAAGGACTCAATACGCCAAATGGAGCTGATGCGATTCTACATGCAGCACAAGCAGGATCCCCATGGACCCAACATTGCCCTCTTCGTGGGCAATCTGCCCACAGGGCTCTCGCAGCGAAACTACGAGCAAATCCTCAACAAGTACGTCACTGATGAGAACAAGTTCATCAGCATTGGACCCATCTACTACGAGTATGGGTCTGTGGTCCTGACCTTTGAGGATGCCCAGAAGGCG GTTCGTGCCTTCTATAATCTCCGCGAGACGATCATCGAGGACAAgaagctgctggtgctgctcttGCCGAACATTGAGCCCAGCATGGTCCCCTCCGATGTGCGACCGCTGCTGGTTTTTGTCAATGTCAAGTCTGGCGGCTGCCAGGGCCTGGAGCTGATCTCGAGCTTCAGGAAGCTGCTGAATCCCTATCAGGTTTTCGATCTGGACAATGGAGGTCCTCTGCCAGG TTTGTATGTTTTCCGCCAAATAACCAACTACAAGATCCTGGTTTGTGGCGGTGACGGCACCATTGGATGGGTGCTGCAGTGTCTGGACAATGTTGGCCAGGACTCGGAATGCTCTAGCCCACCGTGCGCCATTGTTCCACTCGGAACGG GTAATGATTTGGCTCGGGTCCTGTGCTGGGGCTCTGGCTATACCGGCGGCGAAGATCCGCTGAATTTGCTGCGGGATGTGATCGAGGCCGAGGAGATACGGCTGGATCGCTGGACCGTTGTCTTCCATCCGGAGGATAAGCCCGAAGAGCCGGCCATGAAGGCGCCGTCCCAAACAACCGGTAAGAAGAAGAAGGCACACCAAGCACATCtatcgcaatcgcaatcgcaacaAACCAATCAGCATCATCAATTACCGGCTCTGACATCGAGTGATATATCAG GTGGCGCACAAAACGAGGACAACTCACAGATCTTTGTGATGAACAACTACTTTGGCATTGGGATCGATGCCGATCTGTGCCTGGACTTCCACAATGCTCGAGAGGAGAATCCGAATCAATTCAACTCGCGGCTCCGCAACAAGGGCTACTACGTCAAGATGGGTCTCCGAAAGATCGTCGGACGCAAAGCGGTCAAGGATCTGCACAAGGAGCTGCGCCTGGAGGTCGACGGCAAGGTTGTGGAACTGCCGCCAGTTGATGGCATCATCATTTTGAATATATTGAG CTGGGGCAGCGGCGCCAACCCCTGGGGTCCCGACAAGGATGATCAATTCTCCACCCCGAACCACTACGATGGAATGCTGGAGGTGGTCGGAGTCACTGGCGTTGTCCATTTGGGCCAGATCCAGTCGGGCATTCGCACGGCCATGCGCATAGCTCAG GGTGGCCACATTAAAATACACCTGAACACGGACATGCCCGTTCAAGTTGATGGCGAGCCCTGGATCCAGAGTCCCGGCGATGTTGTGGTCCTCAAGTCGGCTCTCAAG GCCACCATGCTGAAGAAAACGAAGAGTAAGCGCCGCCTCACGGAGCCGCATATCTCGCCAGCGGTCCTGAGTCTCTCTGTGGCACAGTCGCAGCAGGCGCAGGcacaacagcatcagcagcagcagcaattgcagcaacagcagcaacagcaactactacaattgcaacagcaacagcagcagcagcagcagcagctgccagagAACGGCGATAAGGAGGCTGCGGGGGCATCATCAATGGTGCTGCCCCCTAGCTTTGGCAGCACCTAG
- the LOC4801746 gene encoding diacylglycerol kinase theta isoform X2, translating into MADGGHSFVKKTFHKPTYCHHCSDLLWGLIQQGYICEVCNFIIHERCVTNVVTPCSGIAPCIIKNPVAHCWSEPTHHKRKFCTVCRKRLDETPAVHCLVCEYFAHIECQDFAVPDCTENATYVPGKELLNVKHQHHWREGNLPSTSKCAYCKKTCWSSECLTGYRCEWCGMTTHAGCRMYLPTECNFGILQPIYLPPHSVSIPRTEVPIEAIIGVQVKSKTTLVRDYSCPSPDLSAGSGPGSGTGSGTVPGVVCLRELLELHRQRLEQSKQHFLLSSPPTPTSCGSISLCHSPTPSLTVGETSTELEPDQDRPDDDQEEDEDEDYVATEADSALQLTTSTSNVLGPLQKSPSTNSSLHLLYTSIFRKLGPGRRRRKRGGGISQSEEDDEEDEDEVDGGVCDISGGDISDDYDHCDVSLRRRERAARRQPREVSETDYHGDVEMETAPRESCYETSDTGGELTNTDELDSSMNLISNLSYNSSNSNTSHASRTAHPPTVAVTGTAAAPANATATAAANSPNPKTGAALAAKPKPKTILSVSKHKHKVGGKGGSLSSPNSSDCSSASPSAPASGSLTHTLLQLSPVGRSKSFQEPGVSVSRYKKYGRGLFRRRSKRSPKNTAGGGVAGGGGGVKSNYSLDRLSQNIEITIQDEDGNYRPYDDNYHMLARRSGGHDATDVDDDVCFDDLYLDDRPGGQSDDLAAFAGDISDGGASSRSRASDASDGHVLGRLLRHVRGLSVGWRKPRYQKRRARSISEEFSSGDTPRFKDEESASKTESGHGPSSGGGGERGGASGSGGGGGGSSTAGGSAAPSGGGGGGGGSSGHYSRPDSAGHKSDAKSEAKMERDREKKEKEREEKDIEMIKVFDGNNSFRRQQYRVIIVQRTYTLEQLLTTALRAFHITRDPQAFYLTDMYAPAGMEDTPMLDPTPVLSLVHLEGKRPAIYVRFHDKEKGHVRVYPGKLQCALEDPYVSVPVDNNTVIKDLIRDALDKFGLQDNQIQDYRCSEVLLDRGVTERILSWNERPWDIMKQLGKDSIRQMELMRFYMQHKQDPHGPNIALFVGNLPTGLSQRNYEQILNKYVTDENKFISIGPIYYEYGSVVLTFEDAQKAVRAFYNLRETIIEDKKLLVLLLPNIEPSMVPSDVRPLLVFVNVKSGGCQGLELISSFRKLLNPYQVFDLDNGGPLPGLYVFRQITNYKILVCGGDGTIGWVLQCLDNVGQDSECSSPPCAIVPLGTGNDLARVLCWGSGYTGGEDPLNLLRDVIEAEEIRLDRWTVVFHPEDKPEEPAMKAPSQTTGGAQNEDNSQIFVMNNYFGIGIDADLCLDFHNAREENPNQFNSRLRNKGYYVKMGLRKIVGRKAVKDLHKELRLEVDGKVVELPPVDGIIILNILSWGSGANPWGPDKDDQFSTPNHYDGMLEVVGVTGVVHLGQIQSGIRTAMRIAQGGHIKIHLNTDMPVQVDGEPWIQSPGDVVVLKSALKATMLKKTKSKRRLTEPHISPAVLSLSVAQSQQAQAQQHQQQQQLQQQQQQQLLQLQQQQQQQQQQLPENGDKEAAGASSMVLPPSFGST; encoded by the exons ATGGCGGATGGTGGGCATTCATTCGTGAAGAAGACATTTCATAAGCCAACGTACTGTCATCACTGCTCGGATCTGCTCTGGGGCCTCATCCAGCAGGGCTACATATGCGAAG TTTGCAACTTTATCATACACGAACGATGTGTCACGAATGTGGTAACACCCTGTTCCGGCATCGCTCCATGCATTATAAag AATCCCGTTGCCCATTGTTGGTCCGAGCCAACCCATCACAAGAGGAAATTCTGCACAGTTTGCCGTAAGCGATTGGATGAAACGCCAGCGGTGCATTGTCTAG TTTGCGAATATTTCGCGCATATTGAGTGCCAAGATTTTGCCGTGCCCGATTGCACAGAGAATGCCACCTATGTGCCCGGCAAGGAGCTGCTTAATGTGAAGCATCAA CACCACTGGCGAGAGGGCAATCTTCCATCAACGTCCAAATGCGCATACTGCAAGAAGACCTGTTGGTCATCGGAATGTCTCACTG GCTATCGCTGCGAGTGGTGTGGCATGACCACCCATGCCGGATGTCGCATGTACCTGCCAACCGAATGTAATTTTGGTATTCTACAACCTATCTACTTACCTCCGCATTCAGTCTCGATACCACGCACCGAGGTGCCCATCGAGGCGATCATCGGCGTCCAGGTCAAGTCGAAAACGACGCTCGTGCGTGACTATTCGTGTC CCAGTCCGGATCTCAGTGCTGGTTCGGGACCAGGTTCTGGAACGGGGTCTGGAACGGTGCCAGGTGTGGTTTGCCTCAGGGAGCTGCTCGAGCTTCATCGGCAGCGTCTTGAGCAATCGAAACAACATTTTCTCCTTTCATCACCGCCCACGCCCACATCCTGCGGCTCCATCTCGCTCTGCCACTCGCCCACACCCTCGCTGACAGTGGGAGAGACGAGCACCGAGCTGGAACCGGACCAGGACCGCCCCGACGACGAtcaggaggaggatgaggacgaaGACTACGTTGCAACGGAGGCGGACAGCGCCCTGCAGCTGACGACATCCACCTCGAACGTCCTGGGCCCGCTGCAAAAGTCGCCGTCGACCAACTCCTCGCTGCATCTGCTCTACACGAGCATCTTCCGGAAGCTGGGACCCGGCAGGAGGCGACGGAAGCGCGGCGGTGGTATTTCTCAAAGCGAGGAGGACGATGAGGAGGATGAAGACGAGGTGGATGGCGGTGTCTGTGATATAAGCGGTGGCGACATCAGCGACGACTACGATCACTGCGACGTGTCCCTGCGCCGGCGGGAAAGAGCCGCCCGCCGGCAGCCACGGGAAGTCAGCGAGACGGACTACCACGGCGatgtggagatggagacggcgCCGCGGGAAAGCTGCTACGAGACCTCGGACACAGGGGGCGAGCTGACGAACACGGATGAGCTCGACTCCAGCATGAATCTGATCAGCAACCTTAGCTATAATAGTAGTAATAGTAACACCTCCCATGCCTCCAGAACtgcccacccacccacagtAGCTGTCACAGGCACCGCAGCTGCACCTgccaatgccactgccactgccgctgctaaTAGCCCAAATCCTAAGACTGGGGCCGCTCTGGCggccaagcccaagcccaagacCATACTCAGTGTCTCGAAGCACAAACACAAGGTGGGCGGAAAGGGCGGATCCCTGAGTTCGCCCAACTCCAGCGACTGCTCCTCGGCCTCGCCCTCAGCCCCGGCCAGCGGCTCCCTCACGCACACACTGCTCCAGCTCTCACCCGTGGGACGGAGCAAGTCCTTCCAGGAGCCAGGCGTCAGTGTGTCCCGCTACAAGAAGTACGGACGCGGTCTGTTCCGGCGGCGATCCAAGAGATCGCCCAAGAACACGGCAGGCGGTGGCGTGGcgggcggtggcggcggtgtgAAGAGCAACTACAGCCTGGACAGGCTGTCGCAGAACATAGAGATCACCATCCAGGACGAGGATGGGAACTACAGGCCGTATGACGACAACTACCACATGCTGGCGCGCCGCAGTGGTGGCCACGATGCCACTGATGTGGATGATGATGTGTGCTTCGATGATCTCTACCTGGACGATCGGCCCGGCGGCCAGAGCGACGATCTGGCGGCCTTTGCCGGCGACATCAGCGATGGCGGTGCCAGCAGTCGATCGCGGGCCAGCGACGCCAGCGATGGCCATGTCCTGGGGCGACTCCTGCGGCACGTGCGTGGCCTCTCCGTCGGCTGGCGCAAGCCGCGCTACCAGAAGCGCAGAG CACGCAGTATATCCGAGGAGTTCAGCAGTGGCGATACGCCTCGCTTCAAGGATGAGGAGTCCGCCAGCAAGACCGAATCGGGGCATGGACCCAgcagtggaggtggaggcgaaAGAGGaggtgccagtggcagtggaggcggcggaggaggcTCCAGCACTGCTGGTGGATCTGCGGCACCATcgggcggtggtggtggtggcggaggATCTTCCGGCCACTATAGTAGGCCCGATTCCGCCGGCCACAAGTCGGATGCCAAGTCAGAAGCCAAAATGGAAAGGGACCGCGAGAAGAAGGAAAAGGAGCGCGAGGAGAAGGATATAG AGATGATCAAGGTTTTCGATGGCAACAACTCATTCCGACGCCAACAGTACCGCGTGATCATCGTGCAGCGGACGTATACGCTGGAGCAGCTACTGACCACCGCGCTGCGGGCCTTCCACATCACTCGCGATCCGCAGGCCTTCTATCTGACCGATATGTATGCCCCCGCTGGCATGGAGGATACCCCGATGCTGGACCCAACACCAGTGCTGAGTCTTGTGCACTTGGAGGGCAAGCGACCGGCAATATACGTTCGGTTTCACGACAAGGAAAAGGGCCATGTGCGTGTGTATCCTGGGAAGCTGCAGTGTGCACTGGAGGATCCCTATGTCAGTGTTCCTGTAGATAATAACACAGTCATTAAGGATTTGATACGTGATGCGCTGGACAAGTTCGGGCTGCAGGATAACCAGATACAAGATTACAG ATGCTCGGAGGTGCTGCTCGATCGTGGCGTTACCGAACGCATCCTCTCGTGGAATGAGAGACCCTGGGATATTATGAAACAGCTGGGCAAGGACTCAATACGCCAAATGGAGCTGATGCGATTCTACATGCAGCACAAGCAGGATCCCCATGGACCCAACATTGCCCTCTTCGTGGGCAATCTGCCCACAGGGCTCTCGCAGCGAAACTACGAGCAAATCCTCAACAAGTACGTCACTGATGAGAACAAGTTCATCAGCATTGGACCCATCTACTACGAGTATGGGTCTGTGGTCCTGACCTTTGAGGATGCCCAGAAGGCG GTTCGTGCCTTCTATAATCTCCGCGAGACGATCATCGAGGACAAgaagctgctggtgctgctcttGCCGAACATTGAGCCCAGCATGGTCCCCTCCGATGTGCGACCGCTGCTGGTTTTTGTCAATGTCAAGTCTGGCGGCTGCCAGGGCCTGGAGCTGATCTCGAGCTTCAGGAAGCTGCTGAATCCCTATCAGGTTTTCGATCTGGACAATGGAGGTCCTCTGCCAGG TTTGTATGTTTTCCGCCAAATAACCAACTACAAGATCCTGGTTTGTGGCGGTGACGGCACCATTGGATGGGTGCTGCAGTGTCTGGACAATGTTGGCCAGGACTCGGAATGCTCTAGCCCACCGTGCGCCATTGTTCCACTCGGAACGG GTAATGATTTGGCTCGGGTCCTGTGCTGGGGCTCTGGCTATACCGGCGGCGAAGATCCGCTGAATTTGCTGCGGGATGTGATCGAGGCCGAGGAGATACGGCTGGATCGCTGGACCGTTGTCTTCCATCCGGAGGATAAGCCCGAAGAGCCGGCCATGAAGGCGCCGTCCCAAACAACCG GTGGCGCACAAAACGAGGACAACTCACAGATCTTTGTGATGAACAACTACTTTGGCATTGGGATCGATGCCGATCTGTGCCTGGACTTCCACAATGCTCGAGAGGAGAATCCGAATCAATTCAACTCGCGGCTCCGCAACAAGGGCTACTACGTCAAGATGGGTCTCCGAAAGATCGTCGGACGCAAAGCGGTCAAGGATCTGCACAAGGAGCTGCGCCTGGAGGTCGACGGCAAGGTTGTGGAACTGCCGCCAGTTGATGGCATCATCATTTTGAATATATTGAG CTGGGGCAGCGGCGCCAACCCCTGGGGTCCCGACAAGGATGATCAATTCTCCACCCCGAACCACTACGATGGAATGCTGGAGGTGGTCGGAGTCACTGGCGTTGTCCATTTGGGCCAGATCCAGTCGGGCATTCGCACGGCCATGCGCATAGCTCAG GGTGGCCACATTAAAATACACCTGAACACGGACATGCCCGTTCAAGTTGATGGCGAGCCCTGGATCCAGAGTCCCGGCGATGTTGTGGTCCTCAAGTCGGCTCTCAAG GCCACCATGCTGAAGAAAACGAAGAGTAAGCGCCGCCTCACGGAGCCGCATATCTCGCCAGCGGTCCTGAGTCTCTCTGTGGCACAGTCGCAGCAGGCGCAGGcacaacagcatcagcagcagcagcaattgcagcaacagcagcaacagcaactactacaattgcaacagcaacagcagcagcagcagcagcagctgccagagAACGGCGATAAGGAGGCTGCGGGGGCATCATCAATGGTGCTGCCCCCTAGCTTTGGCAGCACCTAG